In the Prochlorococcus marinus str. MIT 9312 genome, TTTTACCAATTTAAAAATAAAACCCAACGATTTCTCTGAGAATATAAAATCAGGTTCAACTAGGTTTTTTTGTAAAGATAATAATTTAATAGGAAATTCAGAAAACTTTAAATATGGGACTTTAACTTCAAATTTTAATCTTAATGTTCCATTAAATAAAAGTTCAAATAATATCGTTTTTAAAGGAAGCGTTGGATATGTTGATAGTCTGAATCCAGATATTAAACTATCGGGAAATATTCCTTATTGGTTTGATAAAAGAGGTATTAATTTTGGCAATATAGATTCTAATTTCAAGATAAATAGAACTCAATTATCTAATTTAAATATTTTCCGAAAAAATGATATAAGGGGTTTCGTTACTGCTAAAGGAGAATTAAAAGGGAAAATCAGTAATCCTGATATTTCGATTAACTTTGATGTTGATTATCCGCACTATAAAGGGATACATATTAGAGAAATATGGGAGGGAGATATTAAAAATGATAATAATGAATTTCTGTTAAATATGAAAAATAGATATTCACCAATACCTTCATTTCTCTCAGTTAAGTTTGATTCTAAACTTAAACTAGATAAAGTAAATTTTGTAAGAGTTTTTAACTCAAATAAAGGAAGTATATCAATATTCAAAAAGGTTGATCGTTATAATTGGAGAGCTGATAATTTTCCTCTTGATGAACTTGAATTATCTATAAGCAAAAATCAATTCGATAGAATTAAAGGAATTATTAATGGTGCGGGTTCAATATCTTTAGACCAGTCCAGTCTTGATGGCCGACTCGCCTGGAGTTTAGGAGAATATAGAAATATAAAGTTAGCAAATTCATTATTTGATTTCAGCTTCAAAAATGATTCTTTTAATGTCGACTCTTCAATATATCCAATCGATGGAGGAATAATTGAAATCGAATATGATTCAAATAAAAATAATTTAATTAATTTAGACTTTAACAATATAAGTACAAATTGGACGATCCTTACTGCAGTGGATATTTTTAATTTTGAGAATAAAAAAGTTATTCCAACAAGAAGTTCTAATATCTTGGATGATTTGGAAATAAATAAAGATAATAATTCTTTTAAAGAGAGGATAGATTTTATAAATAAATTCAATGAAAATAATAATCCTTTAGGGGACAAATTTGACTTTCAAAAATATTTAAATAAATTCAGCAGTAGATATAATGCAAAGATAACTATTAAGGGTGATAGACCAAGCAATTACAAATTAAATGCAAAAATAAATGGTTATCTTAATGTCTCTAGAGAGGATAACAAAAATAATAAAGAGGCCTTTTCTATCGATTTGGAAGGAGGATTATTAAAAGGTGATGGTTCTTTAAGAATTGAAAAACTACCATTAAGTACTGCAAATATCTTTTTAAAACGACCAAGAGATTTTATTGGAGGATTGGATATGAATTTATTTTATAATCTTGATACAAAATCTTTCTCAAGTGAAATTTCTTCCAATAATTCATCAATAAAAAATAACAAAATTTTATTTGATAAAGGACTAATTGAATTTAATAACTCCATTTTTGATATTGATTTTTCCTTGCTTATAAATGACTCGGAAATTCCAATTAAAATTAAAGGCAGAATACCTACAAAAACTACTGAAAACTTGGATCTAAGATTGATTGGCAATGGCAAATTTATTGAGTTAATTGATATTTTTGCTGATAAATACTTTACCTTTATTGCAGGTGAAGCAAATCTTAGAATGATAATAAAAGGTACTATTGATAAACCAATATTAAATGGATTTGTCGTACTCAAAGATTCTGAAATTGACTTTTTCAACAATATAATCAAAGATATTAATAGCTTGATGATTTTTGATTTTGATTCTTTAGAAATCAAAAATCTAGAAGCAAATTCAGAAGATTCTGGGAATATTTTTATAAAAGGTTCTTTGCCTTTTTATAGTAAGGATGATTCTGAGAAGGCAGAGATTAATTTAATACCTAATCTAACTTTTTGCGAATTAGAAAGAGGAGAATATCAAAAGAAAGATTTAAGGAAAGTAATAGATCAATCAATGATAATTGATGATGCTGTTGAACAATATAAAAAATATTTGTTAGATAAACCAGCTATAGCTTTTTGTGCGGAAAAATTTACTTTAAAGACAAATAATTCTAATTTTCTAATAGATTCAGATATAGATTTAAGTGGATCATTTGAAAATCCTGTTTTAGGAGGTGATCTATCTCTAAATAATGGATATATTAATCTTATTAGAACCATTAAAGATAAAGATTTAGAAGCTTTAAATCAAGTTGCTGAGGTGGCTAACAAACCTTTTAAAAAAGTTAATAATAATAAACGAAGAGAAGATAAAAAGCCTTGGCCAGAACTCAAGTGGAATGAAAATGAGAATATTGAAATAATTTCAAATGAAACAATTTTGGATTCAGTCCTTTTAGGAGAAACTTTGCCTAATTATTTGGATAATTTGAGTTTTAATAATCTTAAATTAAAACTTGGACCAGATTTTAAACTTCAATACTCTGATTTGGTTCAAGCTTATTTAGATACCAAATTAGACCTTAATATAAATGGCAAGATAGGGAAAGATTTAAATGCTAGAGGTCTAATTTATCTTAAAAAAGGTAGAGCAAATTTAGGGACTACCCCGTTTAAACTTGATAAAAATAAAGATAACTATATTTTATTCGCATCAAGAAGTGGTGTAGTCCCCTACATTAATTTTTCTTTAGTTAGTAAAGTCCCAGATTCTATAATACCTATCAGTGAAAATAACCAGGATAAAAACATCTCAGGTGATCTTGATGAAAATGCTACTTCAAATGGTTTTGGAGCTGTTGGTATTGGCAATACAAGGCTTATCAAAATTGAAGCTTCTTACGAAGGATTTCTAGATCAATTATCTTTTGAAGATGAAAATAAAAGAATCCAATATAGGAGCACCCCAAGTTATAACAGATCACAAATAATTGGTTTAATTGGAGGTAACTCTGCAAATTTAATAAATAGAGCATTTATTTCACGACTTAATAATGCGGATGCTTTTAGTGAAAGATTTCAGTTATCTTTATATCCAGCGTTAATTGAAAATAATGATTCTTTAAATAACATTTTTTCTAATGAAAATTTAGATATAGAAAATGATGGACAATCACCTTCTAATGAGGAATTTTCTTCTCAAGCTTGGGTAGCTGAAATAGGACTTGATGTTACTGATAAAATAAATTTTGCCTTTCAAACAGTTCCAGGTAGAGATGACCTTCCACCTACAGGAATTTTTACTTTTCAGGCCAATCCAAACTTAGAATTATTAGGTTCTTATGATTCTGATGGCGATTGGAAAAGTCAAGTTCAATTATTTTTTAGATATTAAGTCATAAAAAAAGTTAGTTCAAAGAATCCTTAATTTGAATTATTATTAAATTAATTAAAATATATATATGGCCAATATCTTTGAAGTTCCTCAACCAGGTAATGATCTTTTAGAAAAAGCTGATCAAGTTCGTTTGGCATCAATAAAAATAAGTCAGACTGAAAATCACAATAGAATTAAAGCTTTAAATTCTATGGCTGATTGTCTAGAAAAAAGTACTAAAGAAATTTTAGAGGCGAATAATGAGGACTATACAAGAGCCCAAAAGAAAGGAATTTCAAAGGCTTTACTCTCTAGATTAAAGTTATCAAAAGAAAAATTAAATTCAGGAATTGAAGGAGTAAGAAAAGTTGGAGACTTGGCTGATCCTGTCAATCAAGTTCAAATCAAAAGAGAGCTTGCTAAGGGATTGATTTTAGAAAGAAAGACTGTGCCTATAGGAGTCCTAGGGGTTATTTTTGAATCGAGGCCAGATGCTGTTATGCAGATTAGTTCTCTAGCAATAAGATCAGGTAATGGCGTAATGCTAAAGGGCGGTA is a window encoding:
- a CDS encoding translocation/assembly module TamB domain-containing protein; the encoded protein is MILSSGFLGTFLLNNFLKETYSARKLELEESIEKLLDKNVELGDYVGIRFLGISFGNSKINDKKNIDSEIKAKNLYVGIMPFRSFFKQKWIVKISPKQAAINIDRDFFKSDESYKNARSTKKLQSKYEFNFNLNEYSILNFNKTGLKTKVKGNVIYKSSNRQIIANIKSNFDEKGVLKFKFNTKLNQDFLSIDLFSRGLDLENSEYSIGTSKISFKEGNFKTNFKFTKSSTQTFCKGKFSFTNLKIKPNDFSENIKSGSTRFFCKDNNLIGNSENFKYGTLTSNFNLNVPLNKSSNNIVFKGSVGYVDSLNPDIKLSGNIPYWFDKRGINFGNIDSNFKINRTQLSNLNIFRKNDIRGFVTAKGELKGKISNPDISINFDVDYPHYKGIHIREIWEGDIKNDNNEFLLNMKNRYSPIPSFLSVKFDSKLKLDKVNFVRVFNSNKGSISIFKKVDRYNWRADNFPLDELELSISKNQFDRIKGIINGAGSISLDQSSLDGRLAWSLGEYRNIKLANSLFDFSFKNDSFNVDSSIYPIDGGIIEIEYDSNKNNLINLDFNNISTNWTILTAVDIFNFENKKVIPTRSSNILDDLEINKDNNSFKERIDFINKFNENNNPLGDKFDFQKYLNKFSSRYNAKITIKGDRPSNYKLNAKINGYLNVSREDNKNNKEAFSIDLEGGLLKGDGSLRIEKLPLSTANIFLKRPRDFIGGLDMNLFYNLDTKSFSSEISSNNSSIKNNKILFDKGLIEFNNSIFDIDFSLLINDSEIPIKIKGRIPTKTTENLDLRLIGNGKFIELIDIFADKYFTFIAGEANLRMIIKGTIDKPILNGFVVLKDSEIDFFNNIIKDINSLMIFDFDSLEIKNLEANSEDSGNIFIKGSLPFYSKDDSEKAEINLIPNLTFCELERGEYQKKDLRKVIDQSMIIDDAVEQYKKYLLDKPAIAFCAEKFTLKTNNSNFLIDSDIDLSGSFENPVLGGDLSLNNGYINLIRTIKDKDLEALNQVAEVANKPFKKVNNNKRREDKKPWPELKWNENENIEIISNETILDSVLLGETLPNYLDNLSFNNLKLKLGPDFKLQYSDLVQAYLDTKLDLNINGKIGKDLNARGLIYLKKGRANLGTTPFKLDKNKDNYILFASRSGVVPYINFSLVSKVPDSIIPISENNQDKNISGDLDENATSNGFGAVGIGNTRLIKIEASYEGFLDQLSFEDENKRIQYRSTPSYNRSQIIGLIGGNSANLINRAFISRLNNADAFSERFQLSLYPALIENNDSLNNIFSNENLDIENDGQSPSNEEFSSQAWVAEIGLDVTDKINFAFQTVPGRDDLPPTGIFTFQANPNLELLGSYDSDGDWKSQVQLFFRY